Below is a window of Mycolicibacterium rhodesiae NBB3 DNA.
CCGGTCAATGGGCCCATGCCGACCATGTCGAGGGCGCCATACCCTTCGATGCCCACCGCACCGCCGACGGCCGCGCCCATGAGCACCAGCACGCCGATGGTGCCGCCACCGACGATGAACGACCCGTTGCCCCACATCACGTCGACCAACAGCACCCCGGTCTGGTGACGGTAATTGCGCAGCGTATGCGGTACCGCGCCGAGCACCTGGATCAGGAAGGACAGCTGGTGGCCAAGCCGTTGTAGCAGCGAGTCGCCCTGACCGGCGATCCACAGCGGTGCCCGCAGTGCATGGGGAAGGTGTCGCGATGGTGTCGCCATCTCCTCAGCCCATCCTCAACGGCATGGACATCGACACTCCCTGCGTGATGATCAGGTTGAGAATGAACACCGCGACCACGCCGATGACGACGGAGGCATTCACCGCATCGGCTACACCGCGTGCGCCGCCTTTGGCCTCCAGCCCGCGCTGACAGGCGACGAGGATCACAACCATGCCGAACAGCCAGGTCTTCAGCATGGCGATCACGACATCGCCGACGCCGGCGAAGGACGCGAACGACGCGATGTAACTGCCCGGCGTGCCGGACTGGAAGCCGACGTTGATCGCGTAGCCGGCGGCAAGCCCCATGAAGATGATGAAGGCGCACAGCACCGGTGCCACCAGAACCATCGCCGCCAGCCGAGGCGCGACCAGCCGCTGCACCGGGTCGACACCCATCACACGCAGCGCGTCGACCTCTTCGCGAATGGTGCGGGCGCCGAGATCGGTGGCCACCGCCGATCCGGCCGCACCGCCCAACAGCAAGGCGGCCACCATCGGTGCGCCCTGTCGGATCACCCCGAGTCCGCCCGCCGCACCCGAGATGGACGACGCGCCGACCTGCTGGATGAAACTGCCGACCTGCACCGCCACAATGACGCCGAACGGGACCGACACCAGCAACGCGGGGATCGCGGTCACGCTGATGATGAACCACGCCTGGTTGACGGTGTCCCGCCACGGATGACGCAGCCGGATCACATCCACGATCAGGTAGCCGAAGGCCTGCGCGGCCAGGTCGAAAAACCGGCCCAGTGTCTGCAACGAACGATCGGACTTACCGAGGACGTACCGGAGCGGTCTGCTCAGCATCGCGCCGACCGGGCCGCCCTTCGACACCTCCGCGGCACCCCGGTGGTCCTGTTGTGATCTGGACGTCGCCACCGCGTGGTCGGAGGCGACTGCGCTGTTGGCGGTGGGGCTCACATCGACATCACGACTTGGATCGACTTGCTTCCCATTCGCTGCTTCGGCCGCTGTCGCGTCACCCACCCTCACGGTCAACGCTGGTCCTCCAACACTCGGCGACGACTATTCCCCCAGCTAGAGGGGCTGGGGCGGTCCCGGACGGCCAGCGGACCTGACGAACGCGACAATTTGCAAGTAAACCCTGATGGCGGGCTTCGCGAGCTACATTTCCGATGGTTTGGCGGCTTACCTGCGGCGATCTCTCAAGCTTCTTCGTGGGTTCGTCGCGAGCAGCGGCTGGCGGGTATCAACCACCGGGAGTCAGCGGGCGCAACCACCTGCCTGGCCGCGTTGACGTACCGCCGGGCGAGCCAGACGGTGTCGCCGACGCGCAGGTCCCGCCATTCGGGGTGGAGGTGTACATCCATGACCGCATTTCGCGTGGATACAGCGCGACGTCACCGGCAGCGGCCATCAACGCCGCCGGCCACGGCCGCTGTCGTGCCCATAACCTCAAGGCCACTAGAAACGCAAACGCGTGGCTAAGGGCCGAAGGTCCCGAGCATCGATGCCAAATGCGCTCTGTTTCCTCGGCACGGACAAGCACATCATCGATTGATGGCACGCACCCATTGGCTGATCATGGAGCCCGAGGCCGGCACCCCGGGCGCACCGTACCGCACGCGACTCGCCGGTGCCGGACGACATCTGCCGACGACCCGCCTGGCCACCGAAGAGCTGATGTCGACGACCCGTCACCACACCCATATCGACCTCGAAAAGCTGACTGGGATTCGAGAGCGCCGCGTGTCGGTCGGCGACGAGGATTCCTACAGTCTGGCGACCGCCGCGGCGCTGAAGTGTCTTGACAATGCGGGCCGGGACGCCGCATCGGTCG
It encodes the following:
- a CDS encoding MlaE family ABC transporter permease, coding for MLSRPLRYVLGKSDRSLQTLGRFFDLAAQAFGYLIVDVIRLRHPWRDTVNQAWFIISVTAIPALLVSVPFGVIVAVQVGSFIQQVGASSISGAAGGLGVIRQGAPMVAALLLGGAAGSAVATDLGARTIREEVDALRVMGVDPVQRLVAPRLAAMVLVAPVLCAFIIFMGLAAGYAINVGFQSGTPGSYIASFASFAGVGDVVIAMLKTWLFGMVVILVACQRGLEAKGGARGVADAVNASVVIGVVAVFILNLIITQGVSMSMPLRMG